Proteins encoded within one genomic window of Hevea brasiliensis isolate MT/VB/25A 57/8 chromosome 8, ASM3005281v1, whole genome shotgun sequence:
- the LOC110664667 gene encoding uncharacterized protein LOC110664667, producing MECNKDEAAKAKEIAEKKFLAKDLAGAKRFALKAQNLYPGLEGVPQMVATLDVYSSAENKINGEPDWYGILGVDPKADDETVRKQYRKLALMLHPDKNKSIGADGAFKLISEAWSLLSDKSKRVAHDQKRKNAKVSQRVSNPAGGPSTTAGSGGFYNFAKSSVKAHKSTPRTGHSSTPASHKSKPNTFWTVCHRCKMQYEYLRVYLNHNLLCPNCHEPFLAVETAPPPSNGSKTSTTWNFSQQRQSSSHQAASKNTSNSASNNMAPPNAGPGRPDSYSQTNFQWGPFSRAGGASSVAQAASVVQQAYEKVKREREEAQAATKREEALKRKNHVFKRTGGVSSSGYSNSTKRRRSMEDVGPSNYGSNAANQMGAGGASTSDLSYSKKGNFETGRVSGISEPYGTRDVSQFGIQALLMEKARTEIRQKLNEWNSATVTKSSVKNEKSNMKENDGGEKSQEKPEMCEQNKSAQQLDTDDGIRGIKCSSGSSGEEADLDTLETMSIDVPDPDFHNFDKDRTEQCFGENQVWAAYDGDDGMPRYYAMVHKIISLNPFKMRISWLNSKTNSELGPLNWVGSGFSKTCGEFRVGRYEVYSALNSFSHKVKWTKGSRGVICIYPKKGDVWALYRNWSPEWNELTEDEVIHKYDMVEVLEDYSEELGVTVAPLVKVAGFKTVFHQHLDPGEIRCIPKEEMFRFSHHVPSYFLTGQEGPNAPKGCRELDPAATPLELLQVIVDVKEEEILSEDTTKEEKR from the coding sequence ATGGAATGCAATAAAGATGAGGCTGCCAAGGCAAAAGAGATTGCTGAGAAGAAATTTTTGGCAAAGGACCTTGCAGGAGCAAAGAGATTTGCTTTGAAGGCTCAAAACTTGTATCCTGGGCTCGAGGGTGTTCCGCAGATGGTAGCAACACTTGATGTGTATAGTTCAGCTGAGAACAAAATAAATGGTGAACCAGATTGGTATGGGATCCTTGGTGTGGATCCAAAAGCTGATGACGAGACAGTTCGGAAACAGTATAGGAAACTTGCTCTGATGCTTCACCCTGACAAAAACAAGTCTATAGGAGCTGATGGTGCATTCAAGCTTATTTCTGAGGCATGGAGTTTATTGTCTGACAAGTCTAAGAGAGTGGCACATGACCAAAAGAGGAAAAATGCTAAAGTATCTCAAAGGGTTTCAAACCCTGCTGGGGGTCCATCAACAACAGCAGGGTCTGGTGGTTTTTACAATTTTGCCAAATCAAGTGTGAAGGCACACAAGAGTACTCCCCGTACTGGTCATTCTTCAACTCCAGCATCTCATAAGTCAAAGCCAAATACCTTTTGGACTGTATGTCATAGATGCAAGATGCAATATGAGTATCTTAGAGTTTATCTTAATCATAATCTCCTGTGTCCTAATTGCCATGAGCCATTTTTGGCTGTTGAAACAGCTCCTCCACCTTCAAATGGTTCTAAAACTTCCACCACATGGAATTTTTCTCAGCAGCGCCAGAGCTCAAGTCATCAAGCTGCAAGTAAAAACACATCAAATTCTGCAAGCAACAATATGGCCCCTCCAAATGCAGGACCTGGCAGACCAGACTCATATAGTCAGACCAACTTCCAGTGGGGTCCATTCTCTAGAGCAGGTGGTGCCTCATCTGTTGCTCAAGCTGCTAGTGTGGTTCAGCAGGCAtatgaaaaagtgaagagagagCGTGAGGAAGCTCAGGCAGCCACAAAAAGAGAGGAGGCCCTGAAGCGAAAGAATCATGTCTTTAAAAGGACAGGGGGTGTATCCTCTAGTGGATATTCTAATTCTACTAAGAGAAGAAGAAGCATGGAAGATGTTGGTCCAAGCAACTATGGAAGCAATGCTGCGAATCAAATGGGTGCAGGAGGAGCTAGCACATCTGATTTATCTTATTCTAAGAAGGGTAATTTTGAAACAGGTAGGGTCAGTGGAATTAGTGAGCCCTATGGCACAAGGGATGTATCCCAGTTTGGAATTCAAGCCCTACTGATGGAGAAAGCTAGGACAGAAATTCGTCAAAAACTAAATGAATGGAACTCAGCTACAGTAACTAAATCTTCTGTAAAAAATGAGAAGAGTAATATGAAAGAAAATGATGGAGGAGAAAAATCTCAGGAAAAGCCTGAAATGTGTGAACAAAATAAGTCTGCTCAGCAACTGGATACAGATGATGGAATACGTGGCATCAAGTGTTCTTCTGGGTCTTCTGGTGAAGAAGCAGATTTAGACACTCTGGAAACAATGTCAATAGATGTCCCAGATCCAGATTTTCATAATTTTGACAAGGATCGAACTGAACAGTGTTTTGGAGAAAACCAGGTATGGGCTGCATATGATGGTGATGATGGGATGCCCCGATACTATGCAATGGTCCATAAAATAATCTCCCTGAATCCGTTTAAAATGAGGATCAGTTGGCTTAATTCAAAGACTAACAGTGAACTTGGCCCACTAAATTGGGTTGGTTCTGGCTTCTCAAAAACCTGTGGTGAATTCAGAGTAGGTAGATATGAGGTTTACAGTGCACTTAATTCCTTTTCACACAAGGTCAAGTGGACAAAAGGTAGTCGTGGGGTAATTTGCATATACCCTAAGAAGGGAGATGTTTGGGCTTTGTATCGGAATTGGTCACCTGAATGGAATGAACTGACAGAAGATGAGGTGATACACAAGTATGACATGGTAGAAGTACTAGAAGATTACAGTGAAGAACTAGGTGTAACGGTTGCTCCACTAGTTAAGGTTGCGGGTTTCAAGACAGTTTTCCACCAGCATTTGGACCCTGGAGAAATCAGGTGTATTCCGAAGGAAGAGATGTTTCGATTCTCCCATCATGTTCCCTCATACTTTCTTACAGGTCAAGAAGGTCCAAATGCTCCAAAAGGTTGTCGGGAGTTGGACCCAGCAGCTACTCCATTGGAACTTCTTCAAGTAATAGTAGATGTTAAGGAAGAAGAAATTTTATCTGAAGATACAACAAAGGAAGAAAAAAGATAG